Sequence from the Trueperaceae bacterium genome:
CCTGATGCACGATAAGGGCTTCATCAAGTACGACGAGCATCTTCTTCCCATCTGGAACGATTTCGTCGGACGCCTTAGACCATTCACTGTTCTCGACGTCCACGACCTACTCAGGCGAAACTTTAGTAGCCTTCCCGCTAAGCAGCTTGCGGCCCATTACGCTCTCGCCCGCAACGCAATAGAGACGCGTCATCAAGAGTTCGTGGATCAACATCTGGTTACCGTTCAGGAGTTTCTCAACCGTGCAATGGCAGCCGCTTCAGACGACGTCGGCGTCCCCATCCTCAAGGACTTCTCCGTCTGCCAACACCTCTTGTCGGAGACTACATAATGACGAAGCCCGCGGATAAACCGCGGGCCCGATGACGCACAGTATCTCCTGTACAGGAGACTGTCAAGCAGGCCCGACACTGATTGTCCAAGCAGGCCTGACACTGTTCGTCGTCTTGCTCGTTGACCAACCCCTGCAATACCTATCTAACTCGCAATTCCAATGAAGAGCGGCCTATCGAGAACAGATACCCAGTCTCGCTCACGAGCAAGAGACAGCGCCTCCTAACCTCCGTTTTCGCGCCCTAGATTGGATCTAGGCAGGCATCGACACCTATCGAATTGAAACGGCGATGACTCTAGCAGCAAGTACGCCGATTGACGAGTGTGAACTACACCAATTATCGTCGATTATGCCCCCGACCTTGGAGGTATTAGATCTATCGCCTCGCTTCCTACAGTTCTACGCTGACGCAGTCGCAAAGGATCTCGATCCGGAAAATCGTTGGGAGCTGTGGAAGAGCGTTTACGGTTTCGCCGCCGTCCCCCCTACGCCCGCCGGGCAGGTTCGGGCGCGGCAGTTGCTCGATGAAGCCTGGGACCGCTATCCGACAGAACTGGACCGAATTCGACGCGGCGCTGAAGGCCTCAGCCCTGAACCATCTCATGAGCTCCACCGTGTCGCCGAGCTACTTGAATGCGAAACCGACGCCAAGCTCAGAGTTATCGTTTTCGTCGGAGGGTTCGAAGGCAATCCGTTTGTCGCAGATATCGAGGGCATGACAACGCTGTCGCTGCCCATCGAACAGTCCCCCGAGGAACGCGCATTCATGCTGCCCCATGAGGTCACCCATGTCATCCACGGCATAAACGCCGGTATGGCTATGACGTGGGAGCGCAGCATCGCCCGCATCGTCATGGAGGAAGGCCTCGCCACGCGAGTAACGGAGAAGCTGATCCCTGGACATGAGGCCGAGCGGTACACGACGGATCACGACCCAGAATTGTACGAACTCTGCACGGCCAACGAGTCAGAAATACTCGACTCAGTCAGGACTTGTCTGCATACCAGCGACTCCGCAACCGTCGAGCGGTTCACGATGGGCGCAGGAGCTGCAGGGCTTTCAAGAACCGCGTACTACGCCGGTTGGCGAGTAGTCGGTGCCCTCACTGCCGCCGGCTGGAGTCTCGCATCTCTGTCGAAGGTTCCGGAGGCACGAATACCCGCCGTAATCGACTCAGGACTAGACCTCCTCTCTTCCAGCTAGAGGATACGGTTCGCCTCCTCGCCCCTGCAAAACGGCGACCGAAGTCGAACCTCAGATTTGACCGATTGTCGAGTTGACCGTTACAACCTCAATCCCGAAGATCGACGCTTGGGTAGTTACATCATCGCGACGACAACACAGCTAAGCGCTACGATCAACTTCCGCCCGGTGGCCTACCAGCGGTAGTGCCTGATATGCTCCCCCCGCTCGGCGATCTCACTCATGGCCTGAAGTCCGATCTCGATGTGCAGGTCGGTGTACTGCCGAAAGACTTTGCGTGCCGACTCCTTGGTCTTTATCCCGCCTTTGCGCAGGGGTAAGTCGGATACCAGCAGGAGCGCGCCGATCGGTACCTTGGAGGCGAAGCCGACCGAGAAGAGAGTCGACGTCTCCATGTCGATGGCGAGCGCTCGCTCCTCGTAGAGCTGCGTCTTGAACCGCTCGTTGAACTCCCAGAAGCGGTAGTCGGTGGTGTGAACGACCCCGGTGCGGTAGTCGAGCCCCTTCTCGACGATTATCTGCGAGACGAACTTCTGGACTTTGAAAGTAGGGAGCGCGGGAACCTGTGGCGGCATGAAGTGCCGGGACGCCCCCTCGTCGCGGATGGCGGCGGTAGGCAGGATGAAGTCGCCAACCTGAAGTGAGCGGTGCAGGCCACCGCAGATCCCCAGGAAGAGCGTCGCCTTGGGGTCGGCTGTCGCCAGCACCTCGATTATCAGGGCCGCGACCGGCGAGCCGATCGAGAAGTTGATGATCGAAACGCCCTGCTTCTCACTGTGCGCCGCGGTCATCGCGGAGCCTTCCGTAACCTCCGAGTCGTCACAGAGGGACTGGAAGCGCTCGAGGTAGTAGTGGAAGTTGGTGAGGATTATCTGCTTCTGGAAGCGCTCGGGCGCCGTTCCGGTGTATCTCTCGAGGAACTCGCGGCCTATCGCCCACTTCTCCGGGTTGGCGTAGATCAGGTTCTCGCTTCCGGGCCGCTGAGCGCTGGACGGTACATCCGACTCGGGAAGGTTGTCCTGCACCGTAACCGTGCCGGGATCGCCCTCTACCTCGGCGCTCGGCGAGTCGGGGACCACATCGCCCCTTCTGTCTCCATCCTTCGGTACCATGGGACAGCCTAACCAATGCCGATGCCGGTTTGTCCCGCGCCGCGCACCGCCCCCGTCCGCCCGACCCCACATCTCGCCGGTAGCGCCGGTGATACTTCACACCCGAACCGCGAAAAGGCGTGGAATCATTGCCGGAGCACGATGAGGAGTGTCTCTCACGCTTGTGAGGTACGAGGATGGCTGAACAGTACGTCGTTTACGTCGCAGCACCGACCCAGGAGCCGGATGCCGAGACGCGTCAGCGCCTCTCCGAACTGCTGGGCCTCGACCCGCACAAGCTCGACTCGCTGCTCCGGCGTCTGCCGGCAGAGGTCACCAAGCCGATACCCGAGTCCACGGCAGTCGCCGTCGCTCGCCGATTCCGGGAGGCCGGGCTGCAGGCCTCGATCCGAGTTCCCGGCACGCTCGACGCGGCGACGGCAGCGCCACCTCCGGTGGGTCCGCCGCTGAGGGCAGAGGAAACGACCGCCGGACCGGCACCCGAAAAGGGGGCCGAGGACACACCGAGCATCTGGAAGACCCAGTTCGGCGCGAGTCGGCCGCCGGAAGCGGAAGGCGTCAGCGACGAAGACGAGGACGAGGAGGACGAGGACCTCTTCCCCCGCTCCTCGTTCGAGCCCCCGAACGGACCGAAGGCGCCCTCGCGTAGGCTCCTCATCGCGCTGCTGCTGGTGCTTGTAGTCCTCGCGGCCCTCTGGTACCTGCTCTGAGCGACGGTTCACCGCGATCGCTCAACTACCCAGGAGATTCCCTATCCGCTCCAGCGCCTCTCGGACGTTATCGAGGCTGGTGGCGTAGGAGAAGCGGGCCTTGCCCGGAGCCAGGAAGTCGGTTCCCGGAACTACGCCCACGTGAGCCTCCTCGAGTAGTCGGGTGGCCGCTACCGTCTCGTCACGATCTATGGGGGTCAGGTCGGTCATGACGTAGAAGGCGCCCTGCGGTTTCGGCGTCGCGAGTCCCAACCGGTTCAGCCCTTCCACCAGCACGTCCCGCCGTTCGACGTAGGCGCGGCGAGTCATGTCGATGAACTCCCGTGTCTTCTCGACCTCGTTCAGTGCCACGGTCACCGCATGCTGGGCAAGCGAGTTGGCTCCGCTCGTGGCCTGGCCCTGGAGCCGGTTCATCGCCTTGATCAGGGGCATCGGTCCCACCCCGTAACCGATCCGCCAGCCGGTGAGGGCGTACGCCTTGGACGCTCCGTGTACGATCAGCGTCTTCTCCGGAGCGAAGC
This genomic interval carries:
- a CDS encoding AMP nucleosidase; the protein is MVPKDGDRRGDVVPDSPSAEVEGDPGTVTVQDNLPESDVPSSAQRPGSENLIYANPEKWAIGREFLERYTGTAPERFQKQIILTNFHYYLERFQSLCDDSEVTEGSAMTAAHSEKQGVSIINFSIGSPVAALIIEVLATADPKATLFLGICGGLHRSLQVGDFILPTAAIRDEGASRHFMPPQVPALPTFKVQKFVSQIIVEKGLDYRTGVVHTTDYRFWEFNERFKTQLYEERALAIDMETSTLFSVGFASKVPIGALLLVSDLPLRKGGIKTKESARKVFRQYTDLHIEIGLQAMSEIAERGEHIRHYRW